In the Clostridium cellulovorans 743B genome, ACTGTAATTTGTACGACCAAAAATAATCTTATCCACAAAAGCGACAGCCTCCAGTAGACCGTATAAATCCTGCTCTAGCATATTTGGTGTAGGATATGGCTCCATACTTATCCAAGTGTTGCATCCGGCGTCGTGAAGTGCACGCAAAGCAGATAAACGTTCTTTGTAAGGTGCTGCACCAGGCTCCATCTTTTCTCTATACGTTTCATCCAAGGATATCAAAGTAATACCATATTCATTTTCTTTGGGTAACTGCGCTAATTCCATCGGTAGTACACCTTTTGTTAACACAGAACACTTTATGCCTGAATTGTTTAATTTTTGAATTGATGCAATTCCCATACGGCTCACTTCATCATATCCATACATGAATGGATCTGTTGTAAAACAAAGCTGAACAGATTTAATTTTATCCTTTAATCGGGGAATTTCTTTGTCTAACAATTCTAGTGTGTTTTTAACCAGCTTCGGTTTACACCATTCCCCATAGGATTTAACCACGCCAAATCTTTTTTTCATTGTGTACGCATAACAAGGATATTTACATCCATGCGAACATCCCAACACAAAATTAATTGTGTAATCTCCGTACTCTACGCCTGTTTTATAGAGCATAGTCTTTCGTTGTATATATTCCTCTATCTCAGGCATTTTATCCTCTCCTATCTGCGAAAGATACTGTATTCGTTGATACTTTCGCATCGTAGTCTTTCTTTAGTATTCTTTTAATTTCAGTTTTATACCCATATGAAGGGAACACCGGGTGTGCATCAAGAAGGGCCCAAATATCTTCTAATGGAATATCTTCTCGTCCTTTGAAATTCTCTTGAACATAAGACGCGATATTGTGCAGATTGTAGCAATATTCATCAACAATAGTACTACAACACCCTTCATTAAAAAAATCTAATACTAACTGTTCTTCGTTTCCATGCCTATTTTTTGATGATGACTTATCACCAAAAGTTTTCCAGGCTGTTGACTTAAACAGTTTAAATCCCGCCTCATGACTAGTACAATGAACAAGGTCGTAAACCATCGCATTTTTTGTATTAAAAAATGGAAATGTTGCTACGTGATATTTTCTTCTCGAAGACCCTTTCATAAGGTTTATAATTTCCAGTAGTCGTTTTTCGTAGGATGCCTTATCATTTCCATAAGGAACTAATTCTGAGATGTCACTGACCCGGTATGTATTTTCATATTTCTTTTTCTTATTATCACGTTTGACCTGCGGGATAGCACGAATAGAATCTGAAATCATATGATTAATTAACACTTCACCCCAATGTCTAAAAAATGGTAAAAGTGCATCCCAATCAATAGAGGCATCGTATGGATCATATAGCAAAAAGAAATGCATGTGGCTATTTTGATTTAATTGCGGTCCTATCCATTTAAGTAGTTCATTGCCTTCATAAACGGTCGTAACAACTTGAAAATTTCTTTCGTTGGATGGAAGGTGTTTTTTCAGCTCTTCTATTTTTGCCTCGATGTAATCATTTAAATACAATTGCACCTGTTTTTCTGGATATCTCCTAGCTACATCTAACAAAGCCTTTGCTACACGTATAGGTGTACCATAAACAATTTCTTTATTATTATTTTTATATACTCCACTGTTGCACATGCAATCAATAAATACAAGGCCGGTACAACTTTCGGTTAACATTAATTTCTGTGCCCATGATTTTATGTAGGTCTCAATCAATTCAAACTTCTTGACCGTATGTGGATGTGCATCACTGATTATCTTTGAATTATTACTACTAGCCATATCCCCACCTCATCCTTCTGTAGAATCATTCTCTCCCGGAATCAACTCAACAATGTCTCCAATGTCACATTCCAAGGCCTTACATACTTTTATTAATACTTCCATGCTCACATTTTCGCCTTTAGAAAGTTTTGTAACAGAAGCCCAGCTGATTGCTGCATCAGCCTGTAAATCTTTCTTTTTCATCTCTTTATCTATTAGGATTTTCCATAATTTTTTATAACTTACTTCCACATTTGTCACCTCTCTGTTTTATAAAAAGACACAATAATCCAAATTACCGTTACTGTTACCAGTATAGCACAAGAACTCATTAACCTTAATTGTAAAATGAAAATCCATGCTATTAGGCTTGTTTCTAGTAGGATTAATATAGTTTGTATTGATAAAGGGTGTATAGATTTTTCCTTTACAAATAGTAATGCTAGAAGACTAATCAATGTTAATGGTTGGTCTTCTTTTGTTTGATGATTGAAATAGTTTAACATGATTGCTATCCTTGTTATGCTGGTGGCGGATAAGGAGATAATCATGTCTAAATATTTAACTTACGAAGAACGCCTTGATATTCAGGCGTGTTTAAAAGAAAATCTTTCTTTTGGAGCAATTGGCAAGATAGTTAAGAAAGATCGTACTACTATCGCCAAGGAGATAAAAAAGCATGCAACTGAAATAAAAACTGGATACAGTGGGTGGCCATACAATACCTGTAAACGCCGCTCAAGCTGCAAACTAAAACGTATATGCAAAAAAGAAGAGTGTACTCATCCTTCAGCACAGTACTGTAAGATTTGTCGCAACTGCAATGATCTTTGTTCAGAGTTTGAAGAAGAAATCTGTTCAAGTAGTTTTAAACCACCTTATGTTTGTAATGGGTGTGGACAGCTTAACAGATGTACTCTTAAAAAAATGATGTATTATGCAGATGATGCCCAGACCGCCTTTGAAGAAAACATATCAGATGCAAGGAGTGGAATTCTCTCAAGTGAAGCGGAGCTTGCAAGACTGAATACTTTGATTTCACCACTGATTAAACAAGGTCAATCGATACACCAGATATATATCGATCATATAAATGAGCTCATGTGTAGTGAAAAGACACTCTATAACTACATAGATGCATGCCTCTTTGATGTACGAAACATTGACTTACCACGCAAGGTAAAATATCGACCACGCTACAAGAAATCAGAATTCAAAGTTGATAAAGGATGCCGTATAGGCCGGAATTACAAAGATTTTCAAGCCTTTATGGAAAAGAATCCAGAGCTTTCTATTGTACAAATGGATTCCGTTATAGGAAGCAAAGGTGGAAATGTCCTATTAACCATTCACTTTGTGAATACTAGTCTTATGTTGGCGTTCGTGCGTGATTCAAATACCTCACAGTCGGTTATTGATGTTTTTGAACATATTTATCAGGTAATAGGAAAAACAGAGTTTAAGAATTTGTTTCCAGTCATCCTTACGGATAATGGCAGTGAGTTCTCCAATCCGAAAGCCATTGAATTTGGACCTGATGGACTTAGAAGAACTTATGTGTTTTATTGTGATCCAAGCAGCCCTTATCAAAAGGTCTCCATAGAGGTAAATCATGAGTTAGTTCGAAGAATTCTCCCTAAAGGGACTACTTTTGAGCTTTTAGACCAAAAAGACATATGTCTTATGATGAACCATATAAATTCATACAAAAGAAAAAAGCTGAACAACAGGAGTCCATTCCAGGCGTTCAGCTTTTACTATGGAGAAGATTTACTACACAGGTTAGATTGTTTCTCAGTAGCAGCTGAGGAAATCATTCTAAAACCAGCACTTCTCAAAAAATAACATATAAATAAGTAGTGGCTACCGGCAAACCTTACCTTATATATGACTACAGCAGGGGTGGATTTTCCGATTACAAAAAATCGACCGAAGATCGACCTTCTATTTGGCATGCACTTTTTTAAATGTCAGTAAGATAATTATAGCAAAATTCCTGAAAAAACAGTATGTTAACCGGGATTTTGGATTACAAAATTGGATATTTGTTTTCAAAATGGGACTTTCGCTTACAAAAGGAGAACTTCATTTTCAAAATGGGATTCTTGGGCTACAAATGGGAAACTCGTGTTACAATTCACCAAGAACTCATTAAATATAAGAGACATTCTTCACAAATACAAGAATTCACTTTCAAAATGGTTGAAAAAACTTCACCTTCCTGATATAATATGTAATTTTAAACTCAATAGTAATACAAAATCTATTACCATAATATTAGAAACTTAAATTTATTTTTCTAACAAAAAAGATATCAACTACTTAGTCAATATCTTTTCGAGGTTTTCATGGTAGAGACGAGGGAAGTAAAATCTTTCTGTTTCCTCACCCTGTCTTCCGAAACATATACATTTTATCCCAAACTACAACCCCAGTATTCTCAATACTTCTAACTGTGTTTCCTTTGTAGCCTTACTACCGTCTCCACGTGGGGCGTATGAGGGAACATATCCTTAACCCTTACCTTATCAACCCTATAACCAGCAGCCTCAAGTTCCTTCAAGTTAACCACCAAAGACTCAGGATTACAAGAAACATAGACAATATTCTTAGCATCAAAGTCTATAACATATTTCATAGCAGCACTACTTACACCAGCTCTTGGAGGATCTAGAATAATAGTATCAGGCTTTTCTTTTATTGTTTTAATAGTTTCTGCAACATCACCTGCGATAAATTTGCAGTTTGTAAGACCATTAAGCTCAGCATTTATCTCTGCTGCCTTAACAGCTTCTTCTATAAGTTCAAGACCGATAACCTTTTTGGCCTTTGGAGCGACGATTTGGCCAATAGTTCCAGTACCACAATAAAGATCAAAAACAACCTTATCATCACTTTCGCCAATATATTCTTTAACTATTGAATAAAGTTTTTCTGCTCCCTTTGAATTAGTTTGGAAAAATGATAAAGGCGATATTTTAAAGTTTAAACCTAAAAGATTTTCTGTTATATAATCCTGTCCATATAAAACTTTCAACTCGTCTATTTTCACAGCATCAGAAAAACTATCATTTATAGTATGAAGAATTCCTTTGATTTTGTTTTCTAATGGAAGCTTTAAAAGTCTTTCCT is a window encoding:
- a CDS encoding IS30 family transposase, whose product is MSKYLTYEERLDIQACLKENLSFGAIGKIVKKDRTTIAKEIKKHATEIKTGYSGWPYNTCKRRSSCKLKRICKKEECTHPSAQYCKICRNCNDLCSEFEEEICSSSFKPPYVCNGCGQLNRCTLKKMMYYADDAQTAFEENISDARSGILSSEAELARLNTLISPLIKQGQSIHQIYIDHINELMCSEKTLYNYIDACLFDVRNIDLPRKVKYRPRYKKSEFKVDKGCRIGRNYKDFQAFMEKNPELSIVQMDSVIGSKGGNVLLTIHFVNTSLMLAFVRDSNTSQSVIDVFEHIYQVIGKTEFKNLFPVILTDNGSEFSNPKAIEFGPDGLRRTYVFYCDPSSPYQKVSIEVNHELVRRILPKGTTFELLDQKDICLMMNHINSYKRKKLNNRSPFQAFSFYYGEDLLHRLDCFSVAAEEIILKPALLKK
- the tcmP gene encoding three-Cys-motif partner protein TcmP is translated as MASSNNSKIISDAHPHTVKKFELIETYIKSWAQKLMLTESCTGLVFIDCMCNSGVYKNNNKEIVYGTPIRVAKALLDVARRYPEKQVQLYLNDYIEAKIEELKKHLPSNERNFQVVTTVYEGNELLKWIGPQLNQNSHMHFFLLYDPYDASIDWDALLPFFRHWGEVLINHMISDSIRAIPQVKRDNKKKKYENTYRVSDISELVPYGNDKASYEKRLLEIINLMKGSSRRKYHVATFPFFNTKNAMVYDLVHCTSHEAGFKLFKSTAWKTFGDKSSSKNRHGNEEQLVLDFFNEGCCSTIVDEYCYNLHNIASYVQENFKGREDIPLEDIWALLDAHPVFPSYGYKTEIKRILKKDYDAKVSTNTVSFADRRG
- the rlmD gene encoding 23S rRNA (uracil(1939)-C(5))-methyltransferase RlmD; amino-acid sequence: MGRKKKPFEIEITDTAFPGYGVGLKNEEEVYIKNALPGQKLLVIENRRKKGHMEARILETLEDANYKVQAPCPHFYQGCGGCTHQYLDYEKQLEFKKNQVLKLFEKKNITGFEFEGIEGSPEMFHYRNKMEFTFGDMEKGGEITLGLHARGMSFGILTVDQCYLVEEDYRTILKETLEYVKEKGFPKYRVMSREGFMRNLIIRQGKNTRELMINVVTTSQLNEDFIELKERLLKLPLENKIKGILHTINDSFSDAVKIDELKVLYGQDYITENLLGLNFKISPLSFFQTNSKGAEKLYSIVKEYIGESDDKVVFDLYCGTGTIGQIVAPKAKKVIGLELIEEAVKAAEINAELNGLTNCKFIAGDVAETIKTIKEKPDTIILDPPRAGVSSAAMKYVIDFDAKNIVYVSCNPESLVVNLKELEAAGYRVDKVRVKDMFPHTPHVETVVRLQRKHS
- a CDS encoding radical SAM protein, with protein sequence MPEIEEYIQRKTMLYKTGVEYGDYTINFVLGCSHGCKYPCYAYTMKKRFGVVKSYGEWCKPKLVKNTLELLDKEIPRLKDKIKSVQLCFTTDPFMYGYDEVSRMGIASIQKLNNSGIKCSVLTKGVLPMELAQLPKENEYGITLISLDETYREKMEPGAAPYKERLSALRALHDAGCNTWISMEPYPTPNMLEQDLYGLLEAVAFVDKIIFGRTNYSKEANAYKGHKVFYNQQAAEVIHFCEERGIRYHIKDKTITEE
- a CDS encoding helix-turn-helix domain-containing protein, whose protein sequence is MEVSYKKLWKILIDKEMKKKDLQADAAISWASVTKLSKGENVSMEVLIKVCKALECDIGDIVELIPGENDSTEG